The Burkholderia cepacia ATCC 25416 genome includes a window with the following:
- a CDS encoding dicarboxylate/amino acid:cation symporter — protein sequence MNKRMSAAGWILLAMAAGILIGYMIYTQLPDKQSAAEIAGYISLVSDVFLRLIKMVIGPLVFSTLVVGIAHMGDASSVGRVFVKALGWFVTASLISLLLGLLMANLLRPGENLGLPLPDIGASAHLATSKFTLKDFVGHMVPKSIAEAMANNEILQIVVFSMFFGVALASLGERGKILVAAIDQLAHVMLRITGYVMKLAPLAVLAAMASTVAINGLSILLKFAVFMGDFYLSLFLLWGTLVIAGLLFLGRRVFKLLVLIKEAFMLSFATASSEAAYPKILDALDRFGVRRKISSFVMPMGYSFNLDGSMMYCTFASLFIAQAYGIHLSLGTQVTMLLILMLTSKGMAGVPRASLVVIAATLHQFNIPEAGLLLILGVDTFLDMGRSATNAVGNSIASAVVAKWEGELMPEAEAEANAARLDEEAEARMNEAAREADRVTAA from the coding sequence ATGAACAAACGAATGTCCGCGGCAGGCTGGATCCTGCTCGCGATGGCGGCCGGCATCCTGATCGGCTACATGATCTATACGCAACTGCCGGACAAGCAGTCCGCGGCGGAGATCGCCGGGTACATCTCGCTGGTGTCCGACGTGTTCCTGCGGCTGATCAAGATGGTGATCGGCCCGCTGGTGTTCTCGACGCTCGTCGTCGGCATCGCGCACATGGGCGACGCGTCGTCGGTGGGGCGCGTGTTCGTGAAGGCGCTCGGCTGGTTCGTCACCGCGTCGCTGATCTCGCTGCTGCTCGGCCTGTTGATGGCGAACCTGCTGCGGCCCGGCGAGAACCTCGGGTTGCCGCTGCCGGATATCGGCGCGTCCGCGCATCTGGCGACGTCCAAGTTCACGCTGAAGGATTTCGTCGGCCACATGGTGCCGAAGTCGATCGCCGAGGCGATGGCGAACAACGAGATCCTGCAGATCGTCGTGTTCTCGATGTTCTTCGGCGTGGCGCTTGCGTCGCTCGGCGAGCGCGGCAAGATCCTCGTCGCGGCGATCGACCAGCTCGCGCACGTGATGCTCAGGATTACCGGCTATGTGATGAAGCTCGCGCCGCTCGCGGTGCTGGCGGCGATGGCGTCGACGGTCGCGATCAACGGCCTGTCGATCCTGCTGAAGTTCGCGGTGTTCATGGGCGACTTCTACCTGAGCCTGTTCCTGCTGTGGGGCACGCTCGTCATCGCCGGGCTGCTGTTCCTCGGCCGCCGCGTGTTCAAGCTGCTGGTGCTGATCAAGGAAGCGTTCATGCTGTCGTTCGCGACCGCGAGCTCGGAAGCCGCGTATCCGAAGATCCTCGATGCGCTCGACCGTTTCGGCGTGCGCCGCAAGATCTCGAGCTTCGTGATGCCGATGGGGTATTCGTTCAACCTCGACGGCTCGATGATGTACTGCACGTTCGCGTCGCTGTTCATCGCGCAGGCGTACGGCATTCACCTGTCGCTCGGCACGCAGGTCACGATGCTGCTGATCCTGATGCTGACGTCGAAAGGCATGGCCGGCGTACCGCGCGCGTCGCTCGTCGTGATCGCCGCGACGCTGCACCAGTTCAACATCCCGGAAGCCGGGCTTCTGCTGATTCTCGGCGTCGATACGTTCCTCGACATGGGCCGTTCGGCCACGAATGCAGTGGGCAACTCGATCGCCAGCGCGGTGGTCGCGAAATGGGAAGGCGAGTTGATGCCCGAAGCGGAAGCCGAAGCGAATGCGGCGCGGCTGGATGAGGAAGCCGAAGCACGGATGAACGAGGCGGCCCGCGAGGCGGATCGCGTCACCGCTGCCTGA
- a CDS encoding DUF3331 domain-containing protein — protein MNNRIAPWLMTVAAIGSFDMPPVSWGTPRRRSVTRDRLPSWDATSKPAISVLERPTADTVMISWRDACTGHYGYQKWRLFTTRKRGVCALSGQPIEIGDSVYAPQLLGSTPGNAAAMVLAACIDAARPAEAA, from the coding sequence ATGAACAACCGTATCGCCCCCTGGCTCATGACCGTCGCCGCGATCGGCAGCTTCGACATGCCGCCCGTCTCGTGGGGCACGCCGCGGCGGCGCAGCGTCACGCGCGACCGGCTGCCGTCGTGGGACGCGACGAGCAAGCCGGCCATCAGCGTACTCGAGCGGCCCACCGCCGACACCGTGATGATTTCATGGCGCGACGCATGCACCGGGCACTACGGTTATCAGAAGTGGCGGCTGTTCACCACGCGCAAGCGCGGCGTGTGCGCGCTGTCGGGACAGCCGATCGAGATCGGCGACAGCGTCTATGCGCCGCAATTGCTCGGCTCGACGCCGGGCAACGCCGCCGCGATGGTGCTGGCCGCGTGCATCGACGCGGCCCGCCCCGCCGAGGCGGCCTGA
- a CDS encoding NAD(P)/FAD-dependent oxidoreductase gives MATPTRIVIVGGGIAGLQLATRLGERLGRSGRAQVTVVDRSPTHIWKPMLHTIAAGTRDVQQQQVIFLAHARDHGYTYQPGELKGLDRARRRVQLGEIRSQDGELVLDARELEYDVLILALGSQANDFGTPGVREHCYFIDSQPQAETFNEALRMRVFRSIARDEPFRVAIVGAGATGVELAAELSRLLEVAQAYGDETVRDRLQLTLLESGPRILAAFPPKISASAQQRLEQIGFHVLTSTRVTSADANGFHYGDGSFAEADLMVWAAGVKAPDFMQALGGLDTNRANQIVVGPTLQATGDEHVFAIGDCASLLPDGQERPLPPTAQVATQQAEHLAKHLPAWLDGKPMPPFAFHDFGALVSISDYDAFGTLGQFGFFRGGFIQGRFAQFSHLMLYRRHQQALHGFSKASLLWIAERINGCARPRIRLS, from the coding sequence ATGGCAACCCCTACACGTATCGTCATCGTCGGCGGCGGGATCGCCGGACTGCAGCTCGCCACGCGTCTGGGCGAGCGTCTCGGCCGGTCCGGGCGCGCACAGGTCACCGTCGTCGACCGCAGCCCGACCCACATCTGGAAACCGATGTTGCACACGATCGCGGCCGGTACGCGCGACGTGCAACAGCAGCAGGTGATCTTCCTCGCCCATGCCCGCGATCACGGTTACACGTACCAGCCCGGCGAACTGAAGGGGCTCGATCGCGCGCGACGCCGCGTGCAGCTCGGCGAGATCCGCTCGCAGGACGGCGAACTCGTGCTCGACGCCCGCGAACTCGAATACGACGTGCTGATCCTCGCGCTCGGCAGCCAGGCCAACGATTTCGGCACGCCGGGCGTACGCGAGCACTGCTATTTCATCGACAGCCAGCCGCAGGCCGAGACCTTCAACGAAGCGTTGCGGATGCGCGTATTTCGCAGCATCGCGCGCGACGAGCCGTTCCGCGTCGCGATCGTCGGTGCCGGCGCGACCGGCGTCGAGCTTGCCGCGGAGCTGAGCCGCCTGCTGGAAGTGGCACAAGCCTATGGCGACGAAACGGTACGCGACCGGCTGCAACTCACGCTGCTTGAAAGCGGTCCGCGCATCCTCGCCGCATTTCCGCCGAAGATTTCCGCATCGGCACAGCAACGGCTCGAACAGATCGGCTTTCACGTGCTGACGTCGACCCGCGTCACGTCGGCCGACGCGAACGGCTTTCACTACGGCGACGGTTCGTTTGCGGAAGCCGACCTGATGGTGTGGGCGGCCGGCGTGAAGGCGCCCGATTTCATGCAGGCGCTCGGCGGCCTCGACACGAATCGCGCGAACCAGATCGTCGTCGGCCCGACGCTGCAGGCGACGGGCGACGAACACGTGTTCGCGATCGGCGATTGCGCGAGCCTGTTGCCCGACGGCCAGGAACGGCCGCTGCCGCCCACCGCGCAGGTCGCGACGCAGCAGGCCGAGCATCTCGCGAAGCACCTGCCCGCGTGGCTCGACGGCAAGCCGATGCCGCCGTTCGCATTCCACGATTTCGGCGCGCTCGTGTCGATCAGCGACTACGACGCGTTCGGCACGCTCGGGCAGTTCGGGTTCTTTCGTGGCGGCTTCATCCAGGGGCGATTCGCGCAGTTCAGCCACCTGATGCTCTACCGGCGGCACCAGCAGGCGCTGCACGGCTTCTCCAAGGCGAGCCTGCTGTGGATCGCCGAACGGATCAACGGCTGCGCGCGGCCGCGCATCCGCCTGTCGTGA
- a CDS encoding TetR/AcrR family transcriptional regulator, with protein MAEVTERAPGKRRMRGRPLAGASVGPDVILRAARRTFAKRGYDATSVREVARELGIDAALIAHHFGTKETLWLAVVEQIVEIAEPMFDALRALRTSPLSHRERVRRALELCVDHEFDEPDMGMFFSTAATEVGGRLDRLQERLVRPYYDVMFPLLADAVQAGAIRAVDPNVLFFMIASAIGNTVSYSHIMLEFTSLPTQPDAFRRAVTDAAFNLVGD; from the coding sequence GTGGCTGAAGTCACTGAGCGCGCGCCGGGCAAGCGGCGTATGCGAGGGCGGCCGCTGGCCGGGGCGTCCGTCGGACCGGACGTGATATTGCGGGCCGCGCGCCGTACGTTCGCGAAGCGGGGCTACGACGCGACGAGCGTGCGCGAGGTCGCGCGCGAGCTGGGCATCGACGCGGCGCTGATCGCCCATCATTTCGGTACGAAGGAAACGTTGTGGCTGGCCGTCGTCGAGCAGATCGTCGAGATCGCCGAGCCGATGTTCGATGCGCTGCGTGCGTTGCGCACGTCGCCGCTGTCGCATCGCGAACGCGTGCGGCGCGCACTCGAGCTGTGCGTCGACCATGAGTTCGACGAACCCGACATGGGCATGTTCTTCTCGACGGCGGCGACCGAAGTGGGCGGGCGGCTCGACCGGCTGCAGGAGCGGCTCGTCCGTCCGTATTACGACGTGATGTTCCCGCTGCTGGCGGACGCCGTGCAGGCCGGCGCGATTCGCGCGGTCGATCCGAACGTGCTGTTCTTCATGATCGCGAGCGCGATCGGCAACACGGTGTCGTACAGCCACATCATGCTGGAGTTCACGTCGCTGCCCACGCAGCCGGACGCGTTCCGGCGTGCCGTGACCGACGCCGCGTTCAACCTCGTCGGCGACTGA
- a CDS encoding LysR family transcriptional regulator, which translates to MVDLRQFRQFIAVAETLSFRRAAERLHMAQPPLSAAIRKLEDELGVTLLERDNRGSTLTPAGEAFLLEARRALEQAERAVAVARRAGAGLGGTLRLRFVDSTVNALLPLILRAFQERHPGVDFLLEEGTTAEQVLALRHDRTDIGLVVLPVADAGDVRVEPLLRDRMVAALPDGHRLARRRHIALADLADDPWVMFAAHHGPGMHALIVTACAQAGFAPRVVQQPRQMQTTAGLVAGGIGVALMPRLFVPMQPKGITFCELKGAGSPLAYELAIAYRTPSPLVDALRETARNAVRELGLVAAT; encoded by the coding sequence ATGGTCGATCTGCGCCAGTTCAGGCAATTCATCGCGGTTGCCGAGACGCTCAGCTTCCGGCGTGCGGCCGAGCGGCTGCACATGGCGCAGCCGCCGCTCAGCGCGGCGATCCGCAAGCTCGAGGACGAGCTGGGCGTCACGCTGCTCGAGCGCGACAACCGCGGCTCGACGCTCACGCCGGCCGGCGAGGCCTTCCTGCTCGAAGCGCGGCGCGCGCTCGAACAGGCCGAGCGCGCGGTGGCCGTGGCCCGCCGCGCGGGCGCGGGCCTCGGCGGCACGCTGCGGCTGCGCTTCGTCGACAGCACCGTCAACGCGCTGCTGCCGCTGATCCTGCGGGCGTTCCAGGAACGCCATCCAGGCGTCGATTTCCTGCTCGAGGAAGGCACGACCGCCGAGCAGGTGCTCGCGCTGCGCCACGACCGCACCGACATCGGCCTCGTCGTGCTGCCGGTGGCCGACGCGGGCGACGTGCGCGTCGAGCCGCTGCTGCGCGACCGGATGGTCGCGGCGCTGCCCGACGGTCACCGGCTCGCACGCCGCCGGCACATCGCGCTCGCCGACCTGGCGGACGACCCGTGGGTCATGTTCGCCGCGCACCACGGTCCCGGCATGCATGCGCTGATCGTGACCGCGTGCGCGCAGGCCGGCTTCGCGCCGCGCGTCGTCCAGCAGCCGCGCCAGATGCAGACGACGGCCGGGCTCGTCGCGGGCGGTATCGGCGTCGCGCTGATGCCGCGCCTGTTCGTGCCGATGCAACCGAAAGGCATTACGTTCTGCGAACTGAAGGGTGCGGGCAGCCCGCTCGCGTACGAGCTGGCGATCGCGTACCGGACGCCATCGCCGCTCGTCGATGCGCTGCGCGAGACCGCGCGAAACGCGGTGCGCGAACTGGGGCTGGTCGCCGCGACGTGA
- a CDS encoding SDR family NAD(P)-dependent oxidoreductase, which yields MTGSERQRTAIVTGGSSGIGFAIARRLVEDGYRVAIVGRDTARLDAAVARLGAGAIGQAGDLSVRREAEAAVAAIVAQWPCVDVLVNNAGLTGRVSADTEAGEAEIVWDAVLDANLKSLFVTTLAVLPHLAGRDARIVNLGSIAARAGSLLPGGLAYAAAKAGVEGFTVALARELGPRGATVNTVAPGYIADTRFFGDGGVAPAIAATIREQTPAGRAGHPDDIADAVAWLAGPRASFVTGATIAVNGGWRVG from the coding sequence ATGACGGGCAGTGAACGGCAACGGACGGCGATCGTCACGGGCGGGTCGAGCGGGATCGGCTTCGCGATCGCACGGCGGCTGGTGGAGGACGGGTATCGCGTCGCGATCGTCGGGCGCGACACGGCGCGGCTGGACGCGGCCGTCGCGCGTCTCGGCGCCGGGGCGATCGGGCAGGCCGGTGATTTGAGCGTGCGGCGCGAGGCTGAGGCGGCGGTCGCCGCGATCGTCGCGCAGTGGCCTTGCGTGGACGTGCTGGTCAACAACGCGGGGCTGACCGGCCGCGTTAGCGCGGACACCGAGGCGGGCGAGGCCGAGATCGTGTGGGATGCCGTGCTCGACGCGAACCTGAAAAGCCTGTTCGTGACGACCCTGGCCGTGCTGCCGCACCTGGCCGGGCGCGACGCGCGGATCGTCAACCTCGGCTCGATCGCGGCGCGCGCCGGCAGCCTGCTGCCGGGCGGCCTGGCGTACGCGGCGGCGAAGGCCGGCGTCGAAGGGTTCACCGTTGCGTTGGCGCGCGAACTCGGGCCGCGCGGCGCGACGGTCAATACGGTCGCGCCAGGCTATATCGCCGACACACGCTTCTTCGGCGACGGCGGCGTCGCGCCGGCCATCGCGGCGACGATTCGCGAGCAGACGCCGGCCGGCCGCGCCGGGCATCCGGACGACATCGCGGACGCGGTCGCGTGGCTCGCCGGACCGCGCGCGTCGTTCGTCACCGGCGCGACGAT